A single region of the Penaeus vannamei isolate JL-2024 chromosome 23, ASM4276789v1, whole genome shotgun sequence genome encodes:
- the LOC113800795 gene encoding organic cation transporter protein-like: protein MEVSEPKYRAAVSILIFLPWALCLIVLGGYGYLLRDWRWFSVTTSLPCLLFLPMLLFLDESPRWRHDDALRILRKSARWNKAQLPPEEELRALMDLIRKEGLTANKEGDASTSGLVSSLRNIVEDVVVLVRTRRMRSITLSFYAQFFVLGIVYYGLSFGADKLGVDPFVYMAVSGVMEVPGGTLTIPLVEKMGRRASSTLFFVVIAGSLLVLGFIPDALEWLVVTMAMLGRLAITAAYQIVVLYVSELFPTEVRVRGIGTCTMVSEIGAMLAPFILESLGSIKPWVPLVMFGVAAFVASVITFWLPESRGAPMLDTVASLEAAYGAAEDARDSSLDHELTDKSATDTR from the exons ATGGAAGTAAGCGAACCGAAGTACAGGGCGGCCGTCagcattctcattttcctcccatGGGCCTTGTGCCTGATCGTCCTTGGAGGCTACGGTTACCTCCTGCGGGACTGGCGCTGGTTCAGCGTCACGACCTCCCTGCCCTGCCTGCTCTTCCTGCCGATGCTCCT GTTTCTGGACGAATCGCCACGCTGGCGACATGACGATGCGCTGCGCATCCTCCGCAAATCTGCGCGCTGGAACAAGGCTCAGCTGCCGCCCGAGGAGGAGCTGCGCGCCCTCATGGACCTCATCAGGAAGGAG GGACTGACTGCGAATAAGGAAGGCGATGCGTCCACCTCGGGCCTTGTTAGTTCCTTGAGGAATATAGTGGAGGACGTCGTTGTGCTTGTGAG AACGAGGAGAATGCGCAGCATTACGCTGTCGTTCTATGCCCAGTTCTTCGTGCTGGGAATCGTCTACTACGGCCTCTCGTTCGGCGCCGACAAGCTGGGCGTGGACCCGTTCGTGTACATGGCGGTCAGCGGGGTGATGGAGGTCCCTGGCGGCACGCTGACCATTCCTCTCGTAGAGAAGATGGGCAGGAGAGCCTCGAGCACGCTGTTCTTCGTGGTCATCGCCGGCTCGCTCTTGGTGCTCGGCTTCATCCCAGATG CCCTGGAGTGGCTGGTGGTCACAATGGCCATGCTGGGTCGGTTAGCCATCACAGCAGCATACCAGATCGTGGTCCTTTACGTCAGCGAACTTTTCCCGACTGAAGTGCGAGTTCGAGGGATTGGGACTTGCACAATGGTGTCAGAGATTGGTGCCATGTTGGCACCCTTTATTTTGGAATCCCTT GGCTCCATCAAGCCATGGGTGCCGTTGGTCATGTTCGGCGTGGCAGCCTTCGTGGCCAGCGTGATCACCTTCTGGCTGCCGGAGTCCCGCGGAGCGCCCATGCTGGACACCGTGGCCAGCCTGGAGGCCGCCTACGGAGCGGCAGAGGATGCGAG GGATTCCTCACTGGACCACGAATTGACGGACAAATCTGCTACGGACACTCGATGA
- the LOC138865968 gene encoding solute carrier family 22 member 6-like yields MQSKFDDLLKQLGTGAWNLFVVVAMCYWIPQIACQNMGAAFLTPDLAHTCRLPPDAATAASNDTRSQCSYNATTSSGSTEERPCLQWDFDNSTFTNTITSELSLVCDRSYLRAAYKSVYFLGGFFGAMLNGWLSDRLGRKIMLTVGSVTFTLMSNILPWLPSVHVMLLFRFTMGIADVAASHGGFTLAGDNGFTEVYFNFLLTSSNMDLSHTLIVDQVKLLLSDPSIDHEKQLNYVGGQGRAGWAKGKKGEPKM; encoded by the exons ATGCAGTCCAAATTCGACGACCTGCTGAAGCAGCTCGGGACGGGAGCGTGGAACCTGTTCGTGGTCGTCGCCATGTGCTACT GGATACCGCAGATAGCCTGCCAGAACATGGGAGCCGCTTTCTTGACGCCCGACCTGGCCCACACCTGCAGGCTGCCACCCGACGCGGCCACGGCAGCGAGCAACGACACTAG GTCGCAGTGCAGCTACAACGCCACGACCTCCAGCGGGAGCACCGAGGAACGACCCTGCCTCCAGTGGGACTTCGACAACTCCACTTTCACTAATACCATCACGTCCGAG CTCAGCCTGGTGTGCGACCGGAGCTACCTGCGGGCGGCCTACAAGAGCGTGTACTTCCTGGGCGGCTTCTTCGGCGCGATGCTCAACGGCTGGCTCTCCGACAG GTTGGGTCGCAAGATAATGTTGACAGTCGGAAGCGTGACTTTCACTCTCATGTCCAATATACTTCCCTGGTTACCGAGTGTCCATGTCATGTTGTTGTTCCGCTTCACTATGGGCATCGCGGATGTGGCCGCTTCCCATGGCGGGTTCACACTAG CTGGCGATAATGGCTTTACTGAGGTTTATTTCAACTTCCTGCTCACATCATCAAATATGGACCTTTCACATACACTG ATTGTGGATCAGGTGAAATTGCTTCTCAGCGATCCCAGCATTGATCATGAGAAACAACTAAACTATGTGGGTGGGCAGGGTCGGGCGGGTTGGGCGAAGGGTAAGAAAGGTGAACCCAAG ATGTAA